The genomic window CAACTCCTGGAGTTTCACCGCCAGTACGGGCTGCTCGCCGCCGTAGTCGACGCGGATCCGCGAACCGCTCGGCACCTCGATGCGCTCCGGCGCCAGCTCGCCGAACCTGGCCGCCTGGCCGGTCGCCCAGGGCAGCAGCCGGGGCAGGGCGGCGCCCGCGTCGATCCGCTCCAGGTCGGCGCGGCGGCGGGCGGCGGCCAGTTCGGGGCCCAGCCACTCGGCGGCGCGGGCCAGCAGCGCGTCCTCCGCGACATCCGGCCAGGGCGCGCCCAGCACCCGGTGGACGAACGCGATGCGCTGCCGCAGCTCCCGGGCGTCCCTGGTCCACCGCAGCAGCCCGGTGCCCTCGGCGGCGAGCCCGTCGAGCAGCGCGGCTCGCACCGCGGCGGGGTCGGCTGACCGCAGTGGCGCCGCCGTCAACTCCACGGCGCCCAGCCGCTCCACCCGCCTGGCCACCACGTCGCCCTGCGCCCAGCGCACCTCCTCGTACCGCTCAAGCGCCCAGGCCGCGGCGCCGCGCGCGGTCTCCTCGTCCACCACCGCGGCGAGCCGCACCCGGGCCGCCGCCCGCCCCACTCCGCGGTCAGCCACGGCCACCGCGACCCACTCCGCCCCGCCGAGGCCGGCCCCGACCTCCGCCCCGGTGCCGGACACCATCAGATACGCACCGTCGGCCCGCCGCCGCGCCAGCCGTTCGGGGAAGGCCAGCGCCACCACGAGCCCGGCGGCGGCGTCGTCGCTCAACCCGCCCGCGCGCCCGCGGCCGTGCTCGCCGGCCTGCGACGTACGCAGTGCCGCTTCCAGCCGCCGCGTCTCGGCGCGCCAGCGGTTGCCGTAGGCGTCGCCGGCGCGGCGGGCGGTGTGCCAGGCGGCGGTCAGGTCGGGGCCGTAACCGGCCGGGACCTCCTCCGACAGCAGCGCGGTCACCTCGGCGGCGCGCGTGGCGCCCAGCGTGGGCGCGGCGTCCAGCAGGGCGCGGGCCAGCCGGGGGTGCAGCCCGAGCAGGCCGAGCCGCCGCCCGCGCGGGGTGGCGCGCCCCGCCGCGTCGACCGCGTCCAGCGTGCGCAGCGTGCTGCGGGCGGCGGCCAGGGCGCCGGGCGGCGGCGGGTCGAGCAGGGCGAGCCCGGTCGCGTCGGGCTCGCCCCAGCACGCGGCCTGCAAGGCGAAGCCGGTGAGGTCGGCCAGCGCGATCTCCGGTGCGGGCTGCCGGGAGAGCCGGTCGTGCTCGCCCTGCGCCCAGCACCGGTAGACGGTGCCGGGCGCCTCACGGCCGGCGCGCCCGGCGCGCTGCTCCGCCGCGGCCCGCGACACCTTGACGGTGGTGAGCGCCCCGAGGCCCCTGGCGTGGTCCATCCGCGGCTCGCGGGCCAGGCCGCTGTCGACCACCGCCCGCACTCCGGGCACGGTCAGGCTGGACTCGGCGACCGACGTGGCCAGCAGGACCCGGCGCCGCTGCCCCGGGGCCAGCGCCGCGTCCTGGACGGCGGCCGGTGCCCGGCCGTGCAGCTGCAGGACGTCGACTCCGAGGCCGGACAGCATTCCGGCGACCCGGGCGATCTCCCCGACGCCCGGCAGGAAGCACAGCACGTCCCCGCTGTCCCCGCCCTCGGCCAGTGCCCGGCGGACCACCGCCGCGACATGGTCGAGCAGCGCGGGGTCCACCCGCATGCCGTGCGGCGGGCGCACCTGCCGCGGCGGCGGCGCCCACCGGACGGCCACCGGGTGCAGCACCCCGGCCGCCTCCACCACCGGGGCGTCGAGCAGCGCGGCCCACGCCGCCGTGTCGGTGGTCGCGGACGCGGCGATCAGCCGCAGGTCAGGCCGCAGCGTGGCGCGTACGTCCAGCAGGAAGGCCATCGCGGTGTCCGCGTCGAGGTGCCGCTCGTGGCACTCGTCGAGCACGACGGTGCCGACGCCGGCCAACTCCGGGTCGCGCTGCAGACGTTGCAGCAGCACCCCGGTGGTCACCACCTCCACGGTGGTGGCCGCCGACACCCGCCGCTCGCCCCGGACGGTGAAGCCGACGGTGCCGCCGACCTGTTCGCCCAGCAGCCAGGCCATCCGCCGGGCGGCGGCCCTGGCCGCCATCCGGCGCGGCTCGGCGACGAGCACGCGCCCCGGGGGACCGCCGTCGGCGCCGGCCAGCAGCAGCGGCACCAGCGTGGTCTTGCCGGTGCCCGGCGGTGCGGCCAGCACCGCGCAGCCGCGGTCCGCGAGCGCGCCGAGCAGGGCGGGTACGACCGCGGCCACCGGCAGCGCGTGCCCCTCGGCCCGGATCGCGAGGCCGCCGGTACCCGCCCCGCCGGCTACCGGCCCGGCCACGGCACCGCCCGCGTAGCTGTGGGGCGGCCCGGGCCGCGCCGGCGGGCGGCACCGCGGGTGCCCGCGCGTCCCGTCATTCCGCCACGCACACGAAGATCGCCGTACCGGGCAGCAGCCGGCCGCGCAGCGGGGACCAGCCGCCCCACTCCTGCTCGTTCCACCGCGGCCACTCCGGTTCGACCAGATCGACCAGGCGCAGCCCGGCCGCGGCGATCTCGCGGACCCGGTCGCCCAGCGTGCGGTGGTGCTCGACGTAGACGGCGAGGCCCCGGTCGTCCTGCTCGACGTAGGGCGTCCGGTCGAAGTAGGAGGACACCGCGGTCAGGCCGTCGGGCCCCGGCTCGTCGGGGAAGGCCCAGCGCACCGGGTGGGTGACCGAGAAGACCCAGCGCCCCCCGGGCCGCAGCACCCGGCGCACCTCCCGCTGCACCCGGGCGGTGTCGGCGATGAAGGGCAGCGCTCCGTAGGCCGAGCAGGCCAGGTCGAAGGAGGCGTCGGCGAAGGGCAGGAAGGCGGCGTCGGCCTGCACCAGCGGCAGCGGTGCCGGCCTGCCGGGCTCCTGGTCGATCCGCCGGGCGTGCTGCAGCTGCCGCCGCGACAGGTCGAGGGCCACCGGCCGCGCGCCCCGCGCGGCCAGCCAGCGCGAGCACTGGGCCGCGCCCGCGCCGATCTCCAGCACCGTGCGGCCCTTGAGGCCGGCCACCGTGCCGAGCAGCCCGGCGTCCGCCTCGTCCAGGCCTTCCGGGCCCCAGACGAACCGGTCGTCGCCGAGGAAGTCGCCGTGCTCGAT from Streptomyces sp. NBC_01198 includes these protein-coding regions:
- the hrpB gene encoding ATP-dependent helicase HrpB, translating into MRAEGHALPVAAVVPALLGALADRGCAVLAAPPGTGKTTLVPLLLAGADGGPPGRVLVAEPRRMAARAAARRMAWLLGEQVGGTVGFTVRGERRVSAATTVEVVTTGVLLQRLQRDPELAGVGTVVLDECHERHLDADTAMAFLLDVRATLRPDLRLIAASATTDTAAWAALLDAPVVEAAGVLHPVAVRWAPPPRQVRPPHGMRVDPALLDHVAAVVRRALAEGGDSGDVLCFLPGVGEIARVAGMLSGLGVDVLQLHGRAPAAVQDAALAPGQRRRVLLATSVAESSLTVPGVRAVVDSGLAREPRMDHARGLGALTTVKVSRAAAEQRAGRAGREAPGTVYRCWAQGEHDRLSRQPAPEIALADLTGFALQAACWGEPDATGLALLDPPPPGALAAARSTLRTLDAVDAAGRATPRGRRLGLLGLHPRLARALLDAAPTLGATRAAEVTALLSEEVPAGYGPDLTAAWHTARRAGDAYGNRWRAETRRLEAALRTSQAGEHGRGRAGGLSDDAAAGLVVALAFPERLARRRADGAYLMVSGTGAEVGAGLGGAEWVAVAVADRGVGRAAARVRLAAVVDEETARGAAAWALERYEEVRWAQGDVVARRVERLGAVELTAAPLRSADPAAVRAALLDGLAAEGTGLLRWTRDARELRQRIAFVHRVLGAPWPDVAEDALLARAAEWLGPELAAARRRADLERIDAGAALPRLLPWATGQAARFGELAPERIEVPSGSRIRVDYGGEQPVLAVKLQELFGLADTPRIAGVPVLVHLLSPAGRPAAVTADLASFWREGYRAVRAELRGRYPRHPWPEDPSTAAPTKRTNARRG
- a CDS encoding class I SAM-dependent methyltransferase — its product is MIQGPEPEATRRTAGITESSRASRGWWDRNADAYQIEHGDFLGDDRFVWGPEGLDEADAGLLGTVAGLKGRTVLEIGAGAAQCSRWLAARGARPVALDLSRRQLQHARRIDQEPGRPAPLPLVQADAAFLPFADASFDLACSAYGALPFIADTARVQREVRRVLRPGGRWVFSVTHPVRWAFPDEPGPDGLTAVSSYFDRTPYVEQDDRGLAVYVEHHRTLGDRVREIAAAGLRLVDLVEPEWPRWNEQEWGGWSPLRGRLLPGTAIFVCVAE